The DNA sequence AACGGCGGCTTCTGGGGATTGTCACTGTGGCCGCCACCCGAGATACCAGTGTACTAAGACGTTCGCTTTTTGCGTTTGGATCGAGTGGACGTGGTACTAACTTGCTGGATGATCTTCGGGTTGAAGTCCTTGGCGACTGCGAGGCACTCGCGCGCGCCGTCGATCGCGCCCAGATACTCCTGAGCCTTGACCTGGTCCTTCACAAACTCCCGCACCAAGGACTTCAGTTGCTCGACGACTCTGTCCACTGCAGCTGCATTCGACACAGGGAGAAAGGATATGCAGAAAGgagggtagggaggttaaccggaagagcgCACGGTTGGATACCCTACATAGGGGATGAGGAAGAAGATAAGGGTagaagcttgggcttgttggtagtaGTTCGTAGCGGCGGTTTTGCTTAACGAgcaaaaagtagaaaaaaaagaggtaggaatttttttttccttctagcgTGCTACGCAATACCGCCGTTATGAAGCAAGATGAAAATAGACAAATAAAAAAGCGCTTCCGGAATACACGTGCAACAGGAAAGGGTCACGGTGGTCAAACGCATCCACACAAACTCGTTGATTTTAATATGTACAACAGCGCATTTAGAGACTTGTGAGCCAATGTGCGGCGAGGTCAGTTTTCTAAAATGTAGTCTCAAAAACAAAGACTGTTCGTTCGGTTCTGCTAATGTCTAGGTGAACGATTGTCTGTGTCTCTATTTTTTTCCTGGAAGGATTTGCCACAATGTAGGCACTTATCAAACTGGTGCCTTTCACACAAAACATTGATGGGCAACCGCTTACAGTGAACGCAGAATTGACAGCCGATAATGTTCAACCGATGCTCTACCCTCAACTTCTGTGTGTGTCTCGCGGAAAACAAAAGTCCTGTTTGAGACACGCGGTGTTGCTTTTTGTTTATCCAAGCCTCCTTTTACTCTTCGCTCCACTCTGTGAGCGCTCTCTTTTCGAGTGGACGACCATATGGGCCACTGGGTATATGTGCCCCAATACGAaaaacttgggccactgggtgcATGCAACTTGATATGTGCGGATTCTTGGCCGATCTTCCAGAATCTGTGTGTTTCAGCGTGACACATGTCGTCTAGAAGCTTTAAATGTGTTTCAATATGTGTCGCGCACTTCTTTATGCATGAACCTCGCATCAACATTCCTACATGGACAAGCGTACTACATTGCCTTCGCCTTCGTGACACAGTCAGCTAACAAGTACGGGTGACGGGGATGTTTTCGTACGATTCGCTAGAGCTGCTACATCGttaacacaaaaaaaaagcttcgcgcCACATTGATTGCAGCCTTGCGTTCGATCAACGTGTTCTTTTTTCCATGACTTACTTCAACGCCAGAGATGATCATAGGGGTAAACTTAGCGCGATGAGCAATTGGAACATCCATGCTGAGTTTACGTCGATGCTGTCACGAGGCCCATTGCTTATTCATTTGAACTTTACTCAGGAGCTTCGTTTGACTTTGGATGTGGCTTTTTCTTATATGTGTAAAAAGGAAATTTGGAGGAGTAATACAagggaaaaaattttttttgtcgATTAACCCGTTAGTAGTAGAGGTGCAAAATCGTATGTTTAGACTCAGGATGAATGCAAGGTAATCCACAACAATATTTGTCTGTCTATTTGAGAGGCTTTTTACCCCAGCAAGCTTCCTCTCAAGTATGCATTAAATTGGTGACATCAATCGCTTTATAAAACGAGTCATAGTTATAAACACATTAGGCCCATTCCAGTTGACAGTTCATTTAAAAATTTTTCGGGTTCAGTGTCAGTTTACCACCAAAATAGCTTCAAGGCGCCAGTGACATCAGTAGTATTCTATACGTGATGCATGATGCAGTActgtgccgaaaaaaaaaaactttattacgGGTGCGTTGTGGCTGGGAAATTCTATTCTTTTGAATGGCCACTTCAGTGTAATGCTACATTCAACAGCATTAGTACACTATAATTTTTAAATAGCCTAACACTACTCTGACTGCGATAGGAGGCTCAATACGTCAGAAAAGGAGCAAAAAAAAGTGGGTATCAACGCCTTCCCGAAGATCCCAAGCCCACTCACACTTAGGTAATGCATACGTGCAGCGCCTATACTGAGGTCTACTTAATCGTTTATTGAGAAAGAAGGGTCGTGCTGCGTCCTGTTACATCAAAAGGCTCAACCTGGGAGGTTTCGAGAACTCTTCTCGCACCAACAACTGCCGAAATACGGGCAAATAATTTGAAATCTACAACGTCGGGTTGGCAGACCGGCGCTAAGCTTTCCACGCCAAATTCAGGATGGGTAACGGTGGCCTTTATTTTCTGCGCTAGTGAAATCGATATTTTTCAGCCAAAAGGATAAAAGTTGAGTTCATAACAAATACTCTCGCAGCGAAAACAGGTTTTAGTGTTATATTAGGCTTGTTCTAAGCGACAGAAAATATTTAATCAAAAGCACCCCAAAAGGCATAGTACTGACGACGAAATTATATTATGTACCTAAGCATGAGCAGTTTTATTGTGCACGTGGTACCTTTACATATACTAGGTTCACAAGAACTGCGTCGCTTCGATTAATCATAGAATTGCTTCAGAAACAGCGCTACTTTGATATTCTGGTTTACATTTAGCCAAACACGTCTCCAAACAGGGCTCTCAAGGTCTGCTCTTTCATGAACGACCAAAAATACGAAAATAAACCGGTAGTTTTTCTGTAACTCGCACGGACTGAAAATACGCAATTAAATGCATTGCTGTTTCAAGTAACATTTCATCGTAGTGTATGTTTGCACAGATTGGAAGTATAATAACCGGAAGACCGTTGTCTGTTGTCCCAGGTTGTGAGTGCCTATTTCTCGCAGCTAGTGTAAAACTCATAGCTTGTAGCAAAGGGACATGCTTCCAGTGCTCGCGGCCTTAAATTCTGTATGTACACTATGTACCGTAAGGCATTGTTTTTTGTAAGTCATTTTTTGGATGATTCCATTGCCGAATTATCACGAAAATTCTGTGGTCAGTCAGAGTTTATTACCTATGGTCAGCAAAACATCATCATTAGGTCCCAATTTAGTGCATTTATCATTCTGGAATATTCCCCGCAGAAACACGCTATATATAAAGGCGATTTCACGTCACTGTTTGTGGCCAATGTACTCTGCTGCCCGTCGTGCGAAAACGCCTATGGGACTTAAGAAGTCCCGTCCCGTCTGCATAGGTTTGACCTCCTCAACCATGTATGTATGCGGCTGTGACTGCCTGCAAGGAATTTCtcagcgcgcacgcacgcacgcacatgaaCAGAAATTGCTGTCGCATTGTGTGAGACTTCCTCAATGTAACAATATTATCGTTGCTGTGAAGTATACTAAATAAGATTTATTGCTTGTACTTATTTTTCAGGGAAGACTACCGGCGTGTACTTCATAATCGAAGCCGTTCCTTCTCTGCTACATTTACCTATAGCTTCCTTCATGAGCCCTTCAGCAATCTTTATAAGGTTACTGAGCGCCAAGGAACTAGCATGATAGAGTGTCGCTAGTGTGTTTCTTCTGCTAACATCGCGAAATAGTGCTGCAAGTGTGGCGTGTCGCTCTGACCACACTGCACATAACATTCATGCCGTACATGCCATAAAGGCAATTGCATTCATGTCATAGACTTGAGTTCATTCATTTCACCACAAAGCTTCGGCGCGTGCAAATTAGCCCAGGAATACTCTTAGCCGCACGAATATCTCGACTGTACGACACCGAACGGACGTGTTTAATAGCGAAGCAGAGCCAGACCTCACATGATCGATGTTCAAGTTCAACCCTAATTCACGTAAATGAGTGATGCCGTACTCACCGTTTGCGTCCactgcggcagaggtgaagcagagTATCACAAAGACTGCTACAAATTGGTTCTTCATGTTTCTTTCGGCGAAGGAGAGCGTTTATCCACAGGAGAGCACGAGAGCCAACTGCGAAACTTCACTACCGGCGACTTGAAGTTGAGCAACCGCTGTTACGTGGGTTGCGCGGAGCGAACTCTTCGAGCGACTGTGTGCGGGATTGTCTTCCGCCTGTGCAGCCTGGTGTGCCCCACCACCTGCATTTATATGGCATTAAGGCGGAAAGCCGCTCATCCAGTTGCATCTGATtcgggaaagaaaaagaaagaagtaaagaaagaaagctccTGGGAGGTTTGCTCTCAACGCAATAAAGATCGTTGTGTCGGCAGACCGAGCATGGAAGGTcactctttcgtttttttttctttcttttcctctgtgATTGCCATCTGTGACGCCATTGACCACGAGCCAATAAATTGGCTCGTGATCGGAGACATTCAGCAGCAGCTTTACAGAGCTAGGCTTAGCGATTGCGGAGCCTAGCTAACACATATAGGGTGTATATACTATTCCCAGGACAGGACGTAAATTGGAAAGCAAACTTTGGTGACCGCGGTGACAGAATGGGCCTTATTGGCGCTCATTTGAATATGCTGGCCTCGGACATATATTAGTGCTTTCCGCGAGATGAGGCCAGATAACCCTTTCCCGTACACTTCGAAAGAATGAGTGATGCTTTGTCACGCATGGTCTGGTACACGCAGAAAGAGTTTGTAAGATGGGTTTCCTTGTGTGCGCCCCGGTGAGGAGGAACTCGCCATAGAGGTGCAACTTTGTTATATTTGCTCGTTATTGTTTCATTGTCTCTTTCTTCAAACTGCTTCATTGCGAACCCCGTCTATGCCATGAGGTCCTCGTAATGACGACGAAGATGGTAACACACAAGCAAGACATTCTGGAGGAATTCACTGTCATCGAGGAAGCTCGCCATCAGTTCGGAGAACTTGTCCTTAGGTAATGAAACTCTTTAAAAAAGTTACAAAAACAGTTAAGCAACTTCACATAATCATGTTCTAGTGAAACCTGGCTCTTGCCTAACGCCAGCGAGTGTTGCAGGCGTCGAGGCGACACTACAAGCCCATTTGGATAAACGAACACTGTGACTTCCTCTATCACAAGGGGAGATGCGCCATATTTTAAGGCGAATTTCAGCCAGTGATTGCAGAGAAGCAGGGTTTGACTAGAATTCGAGACCTCCACCTTTATTTACCATTGACCCTTGCCTCCATTTTTGTGTCACGCGGACGCTATAGATACCAGTAGGTCTTTCGAAAAACTAGTTTCTGGCTGTAGGCTTGGTATCTCGTTGAATACGCATTTTCTGCATGAAATATGTTGCGTTAGGAGTCCACGATTCGTTTGTGGCCTCACGGATGACGACATACACAATGTATTAATAAAGTGCGCCACATGGTACTCAAATGGGCCATTTCTTGCATTTCCTCAAGCTTAAGAAGATTCTGTAGCCATGCCCAAAACATTTGCGGGTTCGAGTAGGCGCATTCGATTCGAAATTACGGGTGCGACTCCGgaaatgcggcggccgcatttccgtgcagttcgatttcaccgtcagcattatcatcatcaccagtcTGCTGTTATTtgcactgcaggtcgaagacCTCTTCCAGCggtctccaattaaccctgtctcGCGCTAGCTGATACGaatttgcgcctgcgaattttccaatttcatcaccccacctagtttcctGCCGTCCTACTGCGTTTACTTTCCCTTGACGCCatttctgtaactctaatggttcaCCGGTCATGTGCGTACGCATTACatgcatggcctgcccagctccatcgtTTTTTTCTCTTCACGTCAACCAGGACATctgctatccccgtttgctctctgatctataCCACTCGCTTCCGGtctgttaacgttacgcctaatattTTCTCGCTCCATCGCTCTTCTGCGTGGTCGTTAACTTGTTCGCGAGCTTCTGCGTTcacttccaagtttctgccccctaTGTTCACCCTGGTACAACACAGTGATTGTATACTTCTCAACGACAGTGAtgagctcccagtcaggatttcgtAAGGCACGGCGTGTACACTCCAAGTCATTTTTATTCTCTAAATTGCCTGTACGTAGGTTTAGGTGCGCTCCACAAGCGCGCAAATTTATTCCAGCCCCTCACTACgctgtgccttataatcagatcgttaATTGGCACATAAAGCCTGATAGTTTAATTTTTTACCTATATTTAGATCACTGCGGGCTTGTTACTTCATTACCATACACTTGCTCTATATGAAAAGGCGTAGGTGGCCCTTTCTAACAGCGCCTCAAAAAATCTCGTAAATAAGTATAAAAAAACAAGGAAGTTGATGTTCTCCGCTGCAATAACGTGCCACTGTTAAATACATCCTCTACTTCTCACTCCTGAATTTatgtattttatttcatttaataacaGTGTGAGCCCGAGGACCGTTACAGGAGTGGAAGATACGATCACGTACAATGAACCCAGTATAAGAAATGAAAAGTTGAATCAGCAACACAGACGTCTCAGGAGAGAAGAAAA is a window from the Dermacentor albipictus isolate Rhodes 1998 colony chromosome 6, USDA_Dalb.pri_finalv2, whole genome shotgun sequence genome containing:
- the LOC139046868 gene encoding uncharacterized protein; the protein is MKNQFVAVFVILCFTSAAVDANAAVDRVVEQLKSLVREFVKDQVKAQEYLGAIDGARECLAVAKDFNPKIIQQLADSAIPTAIECGGRHIGIRDPQERATAIRGCLVEKANSFKQSMGMTPEEMKMFDDASACIQQKTEGIV